TCATCGCGCAGGTGCACCACAGCCGGAAAATCGGCGACGACGTCCGGCACCCGTGTGGAGACCACCGGCAGTCCGGCGGCCAGGTACTCGAGGGTTTTGGTGGGGCTGATGGAGCGGGTGGCCTCATTGAGCGCGAACGGCATCAGGGCCACGTCCAGCCCGGCCATCGCCGCGGGCAGGTCCGAATAGCAGGTGTAGCCTTCGTAGCTGATGTTGGGCGCCTGCGGCAGGCTGGCCGGATCGATCTTGGCCACCGGTCCGTACATCCTGATATCCCAGTCCGGAAGGGCGTGCGCCAGATCGGCGATCAGCGCGAGGTCCAGCCGTTCGTCCAGGACGCCCACGTATCCGGCAACGGGACGCTGCCCCGGAACCCGGGCCTCCGCCGTCGGGAGCCTGTAATGCTCCGGCTCCACCCCGCTGGGAAAGAGGAGGGCGTCCGTGCGGCCCTGCCGCACCATGGAGCGGTGGAGCGAGCGGCCGCCGGCAAAAACGACGTCGGCCCTGCGCAGTGCCTGCCGCTGCCTCACCACCAGCTCGGGCGGGGCGTCCTTGAAAGCGGCGAGATCGTCCATTACGTCATAAACGAGCGTGGTGGGGTTCAGTGCGAGGGCCAGTTCCAGGGCCAGCGGCGTGTACAGCCACACCACACGGTCCCCGGCAGGCGGCCCCACCAGCTGGGGCAACTGTGCGATGTAGTCCGGCAGGACGTCGTCGAAAAATCCCACGTGGTGGCCCTGCTCCGGAATCTCCAGCCAGGCGCGGCGGAGGCCGCCCACCTGAATCTGGTTCATCCGGTTGGGTCCACTGAACCCTGGCGACGGGGTGAGCGGCTCCTCCACATACCAGGTGGAACAGCGGGAGCCCAGCCGGGAGACGAGGTGCTGGGGACGCTGCCAGACCCAGTCCCAGCGGAGGTGCGACAAGACAATCAGTTCACTCTGCACTGGCTATCCTCAATTCCATTCGTGTCTCCGTGCGGGGAAGGCTGTTTCCCTGGTCCGCTTCAGGGGCCGGTATCCACTTCCAGTGGGACATCTGTGACTCATATCCGCGCAGCCACGCGGCAACCGGCTCGCCCAGGCTGTACGCCGGCAGCTCGGTGGAGGGCGTGCCCGCCGCGGCCTTCGCATAGATTTCGGACATCACGGAGGGCTGCCTCGCAAGCTCCTGGTCCAGCCAGAACACCCCTACGGGGTCGATGTGGCCGTCGTTGCGGAACAGGAGCGAAGCCCAGTCCGTGGAGTCGATCAGCGGGAACCAGCACAGGCCGTCCAGCGGGACCCCCATCCGCCGGGCCCGTTCACACTGCTCCAGGACATACTTAAACCAGGTGGCGCGGTCCCATACGCGGCCGCGGATGTTGGTTTCGGTGAGCAGGCACGGAAGCCGGTACCGGTCCCAGTACAGGTAGATCTGCTGCGCCAAGGGCAGGGGGTACGGGGTGTTGGGTTCGCCTGCCTTGTCATCAAAATGCCACTGGCAGTGCGCGTAATAATCAAGGCCCAGCACATCGATCCGCCCGGGTTCCAGCTCCTGCAGTTTCTCCCCGCCGGCATCCCGCAGCGGCAGTGCCATGGGTCCATCAGGGTCATACCCCCTGCCGCCGTGCTTGCCGAGGAAGCTGTCCAGCACCAGGAACCGGCGCTCATTGGCCATGGTGGCGTAGGCACTTCCGTGGGCACCCTCACCGGTGTGGTGCTCGCACGTGTCCACCCACACGTGCTTGGCGCGCGGCAGCAGGTCTGCGTAAGCCCGGCTGGCCTCCGCCACGGCCGGAAGCACGTTGAGGATGTGGGCCACGAAGTTGTCCAGGCCCTCGTGGTAAGGCGGCCAGATGGCCTCATGCCCCGTGAGGAACAGGGTGGAGAACGGCTCATTGAAGAGCGTGTACTCCTCCACCCACGGGTAGCGCCGGGCGAACTCTTCCGTGTACCGGAGGTAGGCCGGGCCGAAGCGCGGGTCCGCGAAGCCGCCCTCCAGCCAGCGGGGATAGCTGGTGTGGTGGACCAGGTCCACGATGGGCCGGAAGCCGTGGTCGCGAAGATAGTGCAGCACCTTGTCCGTGTCGTGCCAGTCGAGGACCCCTTCTTCGGCCTCCACCCGGTGCCACCGGACGGGATAGCGCAGCCTTGTGACTCCGCAGCCGGCCAGCAGGCCCAGGTCCTGTTTCCACTGGACATCGTGGGCAGTGGATTCGAAGATGTCCGTGTCATGCCGCGGAAGATACGTGCTTTCGAAGGCGCCGATGATTTCGATTCCGCTCATCTGCCGGCGCCTTCACCCTGCAAAACGGGATTCTTGGCACTTTCCGTTGTTCCGGCGCTTCCTGCAGGGCGGGCGCCGTCGTCCGCATAGCGGGCACCGTCCGTGCTGCCAAGGCGGCCCGGGCTGCGGGCCAGGTGCTCAAACACCAGGTCCAGCAGTTCCGCCGCCCGCAGGTTCAGGCGCCGGGACTCATCCAGGTCGCGGTCCAGCCGGGCAACCTCGGCGCGGAGCTCGGCGATGTCGGTTGCGGCGATGGCCAGCCGCAGGTTGACCTCTTCCAACGGGTCCTCCAGGGGCGTGTGCCCGTGGATGGCGTCTATAAGGGGATCATTCATGGCAGTGCCCTCACTTTCAATCGGTTGGAGGAGAGGGCGCCTTCTTCCCGACGCCCGGTTTGCGGTGGAACATCTTCTGCTTCAAGCCCCAGCCCCGCGAGGCTGGTCTTCAGCGCCGCCAAATCCACGGGGGCGTGGAACAAGCACCCCGGAAACGGTGGTCCGGACTCTTCCGACCTGACTTCCAGTACGGCCTCAGCCGGTGACTCCTGGTTCCTCAGCAGGTGCCCGATCAGCGTCAGCGTGTTCTCCCGGCCCTGCCCGTTGAGGGAATTCAGCAGCAGCCGCGCGTACACGTGCAGCGGGCCGCCCTGGTTGGCAAGCTTTGCCAGCGGGGCAGCCTCGCGCAGGGAATTGAGGTTGACTCTTCTACCCCGTAGCGAGCCCGTGCCGCCGTGAGGGGTATGCAGGTTCTGGATCGCCGGCCGGCTGTAGTCCACGGCCAGCACGTGGTGCCCCCGCTGCGCGAAGTGCCGCGCATCGGCGCCAAGGCCGCAGCCCAGCTCCAGGATCCGGGAGCCAGGGGGAAGTCCGCCGGCGAATTCCTTCGCCAAAGACGACGGCACGGACCAGGACGACGGCGTTTGGCCGGCGTCGGGCCCGGCGTCACCGCGGAGCAGCGCCCGGTGGTGGTCCTCCCAGTTCTCCCGGTCACCGTCTAAGCTGCCCAGCCAGTTGTCATAACGACGGCGGGCCGCCGGCGGCGTAATGAACCGGAACGCCGGATCAGGGGTCCGCCAGCCGGGGCCATAGATGGCCGAGAGCATCTGCTCCGGCTCCGCCGGGGCCGGCAGCTCCCTGCCGTTGATGGTGAGGCTGCGGAGGGGGAAAATCTGCACCTTCCCGGCGGGCTCGCGGGCGTGGAACGTGCCATGGAACCAGCCGTTCACCAGGAAGTAGGTGAAGATGTCCAGGTAGAACCGGTCCGTGCCGTCCGCCGCGGGGAACAGCAGCTGAAGATGCCCCGCTGAGTGCCGCACGGTTTCGTAGCCTTGGGCGTGAAGGGCACGTTCCAGCTCGAAGCCCTCCAGTGCGATGTCCGACGGGTTTTGATGCCGGCTCAGGTAGGCCAGGTCCACGTCGTCGTCGCCTGGCATAACGCGGCCGTCCCGGACAGGTCCCAGGAGCGTGCCGCCGGTGACGAACAGCTCCTGGCCGCGGCCGCGCAGCCAGTCCACCAGCCGGCACGCCTCGTCCAGTGCTTCATCGATGAGGTAGGCGCGCTCCCCGGCGAAGTTGCGCCCGATCCGCCCCCACTTGTTGACGATCTGCGGGATACCCGTGCCGGCTTCCTCGAGCCGGAACTGGTGCGGTGCATCGTCAAAGGCGACAGTCGCCGTCGTGCTTAACGCTTTTCCGTCCTGCATTACCCTGAGCCGCGCCCAGCCTGTGAGCCTCCCGGCGAGGGCCGCAGGCCAGTCGATGACGGACATGTCCGGGCCGGGCCTGACGGTTTCGCCGGCGCGGACGTTCCAGATGGGCCTGCCCTCCAGCAGGATGGACAACGTGGCGTCCGACGGGATGGGCGGCCCCTCCAGCCGGAGCGACCACCTGTCCGCCTGGAGCCGGTGGCTGTGGGCGCCGGCCGCCTGCGCCTCCGGGGCACGGCCGTCCCGGGTCCCAGGGCTGTGGGTCTCGACGTCCCGGGAATCGATAACCTCCCTCATGGTTGCGCCACCAGTTCGGGATCCCTGGACGGGTCCGTGTATGGCAGGCGGACATCCACCACCTGCCCGGTCATGGCCGAGGCCAGGACCTCGATGCTCGCCTCCGCAACGGCCGCCGCGGGCAGCAGTGATCCTTCAGCTTCCACCCCAAACGCCCTGGTCCGCATGGGCGTGGCGGTCCGGCTGGGACTGATGCAGTTCACCCGGATGCCGTCCGTGCTCCATTCATCCGCGAGCGCCTGGGTGAGGTTCACGATGGCCGCCTTGGTGGCGGAGTAGACGGTGTAGTTGGCGCGGCCGCGGGTGTACGAGCTGGATGCGAAGAGGGTCAGCGATCCCCTGCTCGCGGCCAGGTACTTCTGCGATTCCTGCGCCACGATGAAGGCCGCCGTGAGGTTGACGTCCACGTCGTGATGCAGCTGCTCATCGGTCAACTGCGCGAGCGGACCCACACTGAGGACGCCGGCCGTGAGGATCACGTGGTCAATGCGGCCGTAGATGGCGGCCGCATCGGCGAGGGCCTGCGCCACGCAACGGCGGTCCTCCACATACGTCCCGTTGCCCGTACGGCTCTGCGCGATCACCGAGGCGCCTTCCGCCTCGAGCTGCTGGACCAGTTCCAGCCCAATGCCCGAACTGGCACCGAACACCATGACCTTGGCCCCGCGGAGCCCGCCGGTATTCCCGCCGGGCAGGACGGTTTTGTGCTTGAGCTGGAAGAGCTTGTCTGCGAGGTGGATGTCGATTGGCTGGGTGATTTTGATGTTCGCCTCGTCGCCGTCCACCACGAAGATGGGGACGTCGGGGCAGTACTTAAGGACCACGGAGCAGTCGTCCGTGGCGGAGAATTCCGGGTCCTGGCCGGCCCGTTCGTAGGCCCTGGCGATCACGGGCATCCGGAACGCCTGCGGCGTCTGGCCGCGCCGCAGCTTGGCCCGGGGCGGCACGGCGCGAATGAAGTTGTCATCATCCACTTCGATGATGGTGTCGGCCGAAGGAATGGCGGTGTCGACGGCGGCATAAACGTCCAGCGCGCGGATGCAGGCTGTGATGATGTCGCCGTCGAGCAGGGGCCGGACGGCGTCGTGGAAAAGAACGTTGGCGTCCTTGTCCGCAATGGAGTCCAGGGCGCGGCAGGAAGTTTCGCTGCGGTCCGCACCGCCGGGAAGGATGGCGGTGACTTTGCTGAACCCGGTGGCTGTTGCCTTGCCGTCCGGCGTGGACTGCTCTCTGCTGCGGAGCAGCAGTTCCCGGGCTTTGGGAATGTAGCCGGGCGCCATCATCACGATGATCTCGTCCACCAGCCCGGAGTGCTGGAACAGCTCCACCGTGTGCTCCAGGCTGGTGCGGCCGGCGATGGGGACAAACTGTTTGGGGATGTCCAGGCCCATCCGGGCGCCGATTCCGCCTGCAAGGATGACCGCCACGTTGCGGCGCCGGGTGCCGGAGGAGGAAGAGGGCGGTTTCTGGTCCATGGCTGGTCCTTTCTTGGAGTGGTGGTTGCCTATCGACGGGCGGTGGGGGTGCCTCCCGTGTTCTCCGTAGCGGACGGGATGCTGATGGAAGCGGACTTGAGCCGCTGCTTTGTCTCCTCCGCCGTGATGTAGGAATTCATGCGGGGATACTCGCCCACCGGGACCACCGCCGAGACGAATGTCCTGTTGTGGATGCGGACCAGGTTGTAGGAGCGTGCGCCGGCCAGGCCCTGCATCGCACCGGACGGCAGGGCCAGATCCTGGTTGTAGCTGGTGGAGGAGGCCACCGCCACCGGAATGTTGGCGAATGTTGAAAAGACTGTGTGATGGGTGTGGCCGGAAAGGATGCCGATGACGTCGCTGCCCTCCAGCACCTGGGCCAGGTGTTCCTGGTTCCGCAGCTCGGAAAGCACCGCAAGTTCCTGTACCGGCGGGACGGGCGGGTGGTGCATCACCAGGAGGGTGCCGTCGTCGGCCCTTGTTTCCAGCTCGCCGGCCAACCACTGCAGCTGGCCGTCGGTAATCTCGCCGTGGTGGTGGCCCGGGGTGGAAGAATCCAGGACCAGGACGCGCAGGCCGCCCAGGTGGTAGCAGCGGTCCACGGGAAGCGTCCCCGGCTCCTCGTCCAGGAGCAACTTCCGGAAGTTGGCGCGT
This genomic interval from Arthrobacter sp. SLBN-100 contains the following:
- a CDS encoding class I SAM-dependent methyltransferase, producing MREVIDSRDVETHSPGTRDGRAPEAQAAGAHSHRLQADRWSLRLEGPPIPSDATLSILLEGRPIWNVRAGETVRPGPDMSVIDWPAALAGRLTGWARLRVMQDGKALSTTATVAFDDAPHQFRLEEAGTGIPQIVNKWGRIGRNFAGERAYLIDEALDEACRLVDWLRGRGQELFVTGGTLLGPVRDGRVMPGDDDVDLAYLSRHQNPSDIALEGFELERALHAQGYETVRHSAGHLQLLFPAADGTDRFYLDIFTYFLVNGWFHGTFHAREPAGKVQIFPLRSLTINGRELPAPAEPEQMLSAIYGPGWRTPDPAFRFITPPAARRRYDNWLGSLDGDRENWEDHHRALLRGDAGPDAGQTPSSWSVPSSLAKEFAGGLPPGSRILELGCGLGADARHFAQRGHHVLAVDYSRPAIQNLHTPHGGTGSLRGRRVNLNSLREAAPLAKLANQGGPLHVYARLLLNSLNGQGRENTLTLIGHLLRNQESPAEAVLEVRSEESGPPFPGCLFHAPVDLAALKTSLAGLGLEAEDVPPQTGRREEGALSSNRLKVRALP
- a CDS encoding family 1 glycosylhydrolase; translation: MSGIEIIGAFESTYLPRHDTDIFESTAHDVQWKQDLGLLAGCGVTRLRYPVRWHRVEAEEGVLDWHDTDKVLHYLRDHGFRPIVDLVHHTSYPRWLEGGFADPRFGPAYLRYTEEFARRYPWVEEYTLFNEPFSTLFLTGHEAIWPPYHEGLDNFVAHILNVLPAVAEASRAYADLLPRAKHVWVDTCEHHTGEGAHGSAYATMANERRFLVLDSFLGKHGGRGYDPDGPMALPLRDAGGEKLQELEPGRIDVLGLDYYAHCQWHFDDKAGEPNTPYPLPLAQQIYLYWDRYRLPCLLTETNIRGRVWDRATWFKYVLEQCERARRMGVPLDGLCWFPLIDSTDWASLLFRNDGHIDPVGVFWLDQELARQPSVMSEIYAKAAAGTPSTELPAYSLGEPVAAWLRGYESQMSHWKWIPAPEADQGNSLPRTETRMELRIASAE
- a CDS encoding bifunctional cytidylyltransferase/SDR family oxidoreductase, whose translation is MDQKPPSSSSGTRRRNVAVILAGGIGARMGLDIPKQFVPIAGRTSLEHTVELFQHSGLVDEIIVMMAPGYIPKARELLLRSREQSTPDGKATATGFSKVTAILPGGADRSETSCRALDSIADKDANVLFHDAVRPLLDGDIITACIRALDVYAAVDTAIPSADTIIEVDDDNFIRAVPPRAKLRRGQTPQAFRMPVIARAYERAGQDPEFSATDDCSVVLKYCPDVPIFVVDGDEANIKITQPIDIHLADKLFQLKHKTVLPGGNTGGLRGAKVMVFGASSGIGLELVQQLEAEGASVIAQSRTGNGTYVEDRRCVAQALADAAAIYGRIDHVILTAGVLSVGPLAQLTDEQLHHDVDVNLTAAFIVAQESQKYLAASRGSLTLFASSSYTRGRANYTVYSATKAAIVNLTQALADEWSTDGIRVNCISPSRTATPMRTRAFGVEAEGSLLPAAAVAEASIEVLASAMTGQVVDVRLPYTDPSRDPELVAQP
- a CDS encoding glycosyltransferase, coding for MQSELIVLSHLRWDWVWQRPQHLVSRLGSRCSTWYVEEPLTPSPGFSGPNRMNQIQVGGLRRAWLEIPEQGHHVGFFDDVLPDYIAQLPQLVGPPAGDRVVWLYTPLALELALALNPTTLVYDVMDDLAAFKDAPPELVVRQRQALRRADVVFAGGRSLHRSMVRQGRTDALLFPSGVEPEHYRLPTAEARVPGQRPVAGYVGVLDERLDLALIADLAHALPDWDIRMYGPVAKIDPASLPQAPNISYEGYTCYSDLPAAMAGLDVALMPFALNEATRSISPTKTLEYLAAGLPVVSTRVPDVVADFPAVVHLRDDGAGFAALCRTLGQRDPSRGLKAKTRELLKQYHWDAIAAQMAESVFAHGFQEPKPVGAEASA
- a CDS encoding metallophosphoesterase — its product is MHVIRSEYSTPNHVLVHVSDPHFVEEGLLYGELDPQAGLVEVLSSIEASGLDPEAIIFSGDLTDKGTAEAYRRLRTTCEAYAERMGAQLIWAMGNHDQRANFRKLLLDEEPGTLPVDRCYHLGGLRVLVLDSSTPGHHHGEITDGQLQWLAGELETRADDGTLLVMHHPPVPPVQELAVLSELRNQEHLAQVLEGSDVIGILSGHTHHTVFSTFANIPVAVASSTSYNQDLALPSGAMQGLAGARSYNLVRIHNRTFVSAVVPVGEYPRMNSYITAEETKQRLKSASISIPSATENTGGTPTARR
- a CDS encoding DUF6752 domain-containing protein; translation: MNDPLIDAIHGHTPLEDPLEEVNLRLAIAATDIAELRAEVARLDRDLDESRRLNLRAAELLDLVFEHLARSPGRLGSTDGARYADDGARPAGSAGTTESAKNPVLQGEGAGR